In Rhizophagus irregularis chromosome 19, complete sequence, the following are encoded in one genomic region:
- a CDS encoding uncharacterized protein (SECRETED:cutsite_TLS-HK; SECRETED:prob_0.5680); SECRETED:SignalP(1-22) encodes MEPKIFILLVTSITLFNTKTLSHKYFSSPKRHFISSTFKYKFFNFNNNFYFKRQLKTTISNAENANKTFVYQPSQQSPSSSDTATQHQTSHESHHHIHNISEVYPAYDDDSFTQKSSSHDKPSLMILIGWWNCKPKYLHKYISLYTNTFHTNTLSHIPPFYHVFFPWTIPRDINRLAKELISMWIEQGKPKNIGFHVFSNNGTYHYAMLCEAVKSLSKNYLENDQKQISSGTNISSEDAESFLNSIKSCVIDSAPSPITEKYLALGIMGSFLRRTLLNPSIPSSNSQNEVSMVKLPFLVPVLSIFFTLPIVKKYQDFAHKSLYNIPGGIHDGRDIKYLFLYGPGDKIVPEKDTIEFISKIKERESNFINIEGKKGILKIVEKRFGADSEHVQHFLRYPDEYIIILKSFYNIE; translated from the coding sequence ATggaaccaaaaatttttatacttttgGTCACGTcgattacattatttaatacaaaaactttatctcacaaatatttttcttcacCAAAACGTCATTTTATTTCATCgacttttaaatataaattttttaattttaataataatttctattttaaacgTCAACTTAAAACTACAATAAGCAATGCGGAAAATGCGAACAAAACTTTTGTATATCAACCATCACAACAATCTCCTTCCTCTTCCGATACTGCTACACAACATCAAACATCGCATGAATCGCATCATCACATTCACAATATTTCCGAAGTGTATCCTGCATACGATGATGATTCTTTTACACAAAAATCATCCTCCCATGATAAACCatcattaatgatattaataggATGGTGGAATTGTAaaccaaaatatttacataaatatatttctcTATATACAAATACTTTTCATACTAATACATTATCTCATATACCGCCATTTTATCATGTATTTTTTCCTTGGACAATTCCTAGAGATATTAATCGGTTAGCAAAAGAATTAATTAGCATGTGGATTGAACAAGGGAAACCGAAAAATATTGGATTTCACGTATTTAGTAATAATGGTACTTATCATTATGCTATGTTATGTGAAGCTGTTAAAAgcttatcaaaaaattatttagaaaatgatCAAAAGCAAATATCATCTGGAACAAACATATCAAGTGAAGATGCtgaatcttttttaaattcaataaaatcttGTGTAATTGATTCAGCTCCTTCTCCTATTACAGAAAAATATCTTGCATTGGGTATAATGGGAAGTTTTTTAAGACGCACACTATTAAACCCTAGTATTCCCAGTTCAAATTCCCAAAACGAAGTATCTATGGTAAAACTTCCCTTTTTGGTTCCCGTATTATCAATATTCTTTACATTAcctattgttaaaaaatatcaagatTTTGCCCACAAatcgttatataatattcctGGTGGTATTCATGATGGTAGagatataaagtatttatttttatatggaCCTGGCGATAAAATTGTGCCTGAAAAAGACACAATagaatttatatcaaaaataaaggaaagagaaagtaattttattaatattgaaggCAAAAAAGGCATATTgaaaattgttgaaaaaagATTTGGGGCCGACAGTGAACATGTACAACATTTTCTAAGATATCCCGacgaatatattattattttaaaatcattttataatatcgaataa
- a CDS encoding U5 small nuclear ribonucleoprotein component variant 2, which translates to MMNFPELIRNIAIVGHLHHGKTSFVDMLVNETHSSVAWDVDRQERYTDTHTLERDRGVSIKSMPMTVILQDSKGKSYLFSILDTPGHVDFIDEVTAALRLADGAVVVVDAIEGVMANTERVIKHIVQEKLAFTLVVNKVDRLILELKLPPSDAYYKLRHTIEEVNTIISQCAPGQDLRVSPERGNVCFASSQMGWCFTLKSFAKLYADTYGGLSVDEFAKRLWGDIYFNPTERKFSKKSLESKSQRSFVHFILDPLYKLYAQVIGENEETLKRTLASLGIFLKASHFQLDVKPLLRIVLDQFFGPSTGFVDMVVHHIPSPENNAINKVEHTYTGPMNTNVAQSMFKCDSDGPLMIYVTKLYNSADASTFDAFGRILSGTVRKGQTVRVLGEGYSIDDEEDMTLQDVTDVWIFESRYRIEVEGVPAGNWVLLGGVDNSIVKTATITNKDTDDDMYIFRPLSFVTTAVLKVAVEPVNPSELPKMLDGLRKINKSYPILVTKVEESGEHIILGTGELYLDCVLHDLRRMYAEIELKVSDPVVRFCETVVETSALKCFAETPNKKNKLTMIAEPLEKGIAEDIEAGKVSIKWPAKDIAKFFEENYSWDVLASRSIWAFGPDENGPNILMDDTLPTEVDKKLLSSVRDSIRQGFQWGTREGPLCDEPIRNVKFRILDVVLAPEPIYRGGGQIIPTARRVCYSSFLTATPRLMEPVYYVEIQAPADCVSAVYTVLARRRGHVTQDIPKAGSPLYTVKAYIPVIEANGFETDLRTHTQGQAFCQQMFDHWQIIPGDPLDKSIVLRPLEPSPAQHLARDFMVKTRRRKGLSEDVSVNKFFDDPLLLAMAKSDILPNIL; encoded by the exons ATGATGAATTTTCCTGAATTGATCAGGAATATTGCTATTGTTGGTCATTTACATCACGGAAAAACATCATTCGTTGATATGTTGGTCAATGAAACACATTCATCAGTTGCTTGGGATGTTGATAGACAG GAACGTTACACAGATACACATACCTTGGAAAGAGACCGAGGTGTAAGTATTAAAAGTATGCCAATGACGGTTATATTGCAAGATTCAAAGGgtaaatcatatttatttagtattttagaTACTCCag GTCACGTGGATTTTATTGATGAAGTTACTGCGGCGCTTCGTTTAGCCGACGGTGCGGTTGTTGTGGTAGACGCAATTGAAGgg gtTATGGCTAATACAGAGCGTGTGATTAAACACATCGTACAAGAAAAATTGGCATTCACTCTTGTCGTCAATAAAGTGGATAgattaatattagaattaaagtTACCACCCAGTGAtgcttattataaattaagacATACTATAGAAGAGGTCAACACTATCATCAG tCAATGTGCCCCCGGCCAAGATCTTCGAGTTTCTCCTGAACGTGGAAATGTTTGTTTCGCGTCAAGTCAAATGGGATGGTGTTTTACCTTGAAATCGTTTGCTAAACTTTATGCTGACACTTATG GTGGCTTAAGTGTCGATGAATTCGCGAAACGTTTATGGGGTGATATATATTTCAATCCTACTGAGAggaaatttagcaaaaaatcTCTCGAAAGCAAAAGCCAACGATCTTTTGTACATTTTATTTTGGACccattatataaactttatgCTCAG gtAATCGGCGAAAACGAAGAAACGCTGAAACGAACATTAGCGTCATTAGGTATCTTTTTGAAAGCTTCGCATTTCCAACTGGATGTAAAGCCTTTATTGCGCATAGTTTTGGACCAGTTTTTTGGTCCATCAACTGGTTTTGTGGATATGGTGGTACATCATATTCCGTCTCCAGAGAATAATGCCATTAACAAA GTAGAACATACTTATACTGGACCTATGAATACAAATGTTGCACAATCAATGTTTAAATGTGATTCGGATGGTCCTTTAATGATTTACGTTACAAAACTATATAATTCAGCTGACGCATCAACATTTGATGCATTTGGTAGAATTTTAAGTGGTACAGTTAGAAAAGGACAAACCGTAAGGGTACTTGGCGAAGGATATTCAatagatgatgaagaagatATGACTTTACAGGATGTTACAGACGTTTGGATATTCGAATCAAG GTATAGGATTGAGGTTGAGGGAGTACCCGCAGGAAATTGGGTATTACTGGGAGGGGTAGATAATTCAATAGTGAAAACTGCAACTATAACTAATAAAGACACCGATGATGATATGTACATCTTCCGACCTTTGTCTTTTGTGACTACCGCTGTTCTTAAGGTAGCCGTTGAGCCTGTAAACCCATCTGAATTACCAAAAATGTTGGATGGATTaaggaaaattaataaaagttatcCTATTTTAGTGACTAAG gtTGAAGAATCTGGTGAACATATCATTCTTGGTACAGgagaattatatttagattGTGTATTACATGACCTTCGACGAATGTATGCAGAAATTGAATTGAAAGTATCAGACCCTGTTGTCCGATTCTGTGAAACTGTTGTTGAAACATCCGCTCTAAAATGCTTTGCTGAAACTCCGAATAAAAA gAATAAATTAACAATGATAGCCGAACCATTAGAGAAGGGCATTGCCGAAGACATCGAAGCTGGGAAAGTAAGCATCAAATGGCCTGCTAAGGATATTGCAAAATTCtttgaagaaaattattcTTGGGATGTATTGGCGTCACGTTCAATATGGGCTTTTGGTCCTGATGAAAATGGACCAAACATTTTAATGGATGATACTTTGCCTACAGAAgtagataaaaaattactttcgTCCGTTAGGGATTCAATACGACAAGGATTTCAATGGGGTACTCGGGAAGGACCTCTATGTGATGAAc CCATACGTAATGTCAAATTTAGGATACTTGATGTTGTTCTAGCACCGGAACCTATATACCGTGGCGGTGGGCAGATAATTCCAACAGCAAGACGCGTGTGTTATTCCTCATTTTTGACG GCAACTCCGAGATTAATGGAACCAGTATACTATGTCGAAATTCAAGCGCCAGCCGACTGTGTTTCTGCGGTGTATACAGTTTTAGCACGACGGAg AGGACATGTTACGCAAGATATTCCAAAAGCTGGGTCTCCATTATACACCGTTAAAGCATATATTCCAGTGATAGAGGCTAACGGATTTGAAACAGATTTACGAACTCACACTCAGGGGCAGGCATTTTGTCAACAAATGTTTGACCATTGGCag ATTATTCCTGGTGATCCACTGGATAAAAGTATAGTTCTCCGACCTTTAGAGCCAAGCCCCGCACAACATCTAGCAAGAGATTTTATGGTTAAAACACGTCGACGTAAAGGATTATCTGAAGATGTCTCAGTCAATAAG tTTTTCGATGATCCGTTACTTCTTGCGATGGCAAAATCAGATATTCTACcaaacattttataa
- a CDS encoding U5 small nuclear ribonucleoprotein component has product MEESLYDEFGNYLGPELPESEEEEETLQPMQEDIEEEYEEGEVEAGSSNMALMEIDDVPQTQVVLHEDKKYYPSAEEVYGPEVETLVQEEDTQPLSEPIIQPIKIKKFQIQEKGLPETRYKKGFLVDMMNFPELIRNIAIVGHLHHGKTSFVDMLVNETHSSVAWDVDRQERYTDTHTLERDRGVSIKSMPMTVILQDSKGKSYLFSILDTPGHVDFIDEVTAALRLADGAVVVVDAIEGVMANTERVIKHIVQEKLAFTLVVNKVDRLILELKLPPSDAYYKLRHTIEEVNTIISQCAPGQDLRVSPERGNVCFASSQMGWCFTLKSFAKLYADTYGGLSVDEFAKRLWGDIYFNPTERKFSKKSLESKSQRSFVHFILDPLYKLYAQVIGENEETLKRTLASLGIFLKASHFQLDVKPLLRIVLDQFFGPSTGFVDMVVHHIPSPENNAINKVEHTYTGPMNTNVAQSMFKCDSDGPLMIYVTKLYNSADASTFDAFGRILSGTVRKGQTVRVLGEGYSIDDEEDMTLQDVTDVWIFESRYRIEVEGVPAGNWVLLGGVDNSIVKTATITNKDTDDDMYIFRPLSFVTTAVLKVAVEPVNPSELPKMLDGLRKINKSYPILVTKVEESGEHIILGTGELYLDCVLHDLRRMYAEIELKVSDPVVRFCETVVETSALKCFAETPNKKNKLTMIAEPLEKGIAEDIEAGKVSIKWPAKDIAKFFEENYSWDVLASRSIWAFGPDENGPNILMDDTLPTEVDKKLLSSVRDSIRQGFQWGTREGPLCDEPIRNVKFRILDVVLAPEPIYRGGGQIIPTARRVCYSSFLTATPRLMEPVYYVEIQAPADCVSAVYTVLARRRGHVTQDIPKAGSPLYTVKAYIPVIEANGFETDLRTHTQGQAFCQQMFDHWQIIPGDPLDKSIVLRPLEPSPAQHLARDFMVKTRRRKGLSEDVSVNKFFDDPLLLAMAKSDILPNIL; this is encoded by the exons ATGGAGGAATCACTTTATGACGAATTTGGTAATTATCTCGGCCCTGAATTGCCCGAATCCGAAGAGGAGGAAGAAACTCTTCAGCCCATGCAAGAGGATATAGAAGAAGAATATGAAGAAGGAGAAGTAGAGGCTGGAAGTTCAAATATGGCACTTATGGAAATAGACG ATGTTCCTCAGACTCAAGTAGTTCTTCAcgaagataaaaaatattatccaaGTGCCGAAGAAGTTTATGGTCCAGAAGTTGAAACATTGGTTCAGGAAGAGGATACGCAACCTTTATCCGAACCAATTATTCAgcctataaaaattaaaaagtttcaaattcAAGAAAAAGGTCTTCCTGAAACTAGATATAAAAAAGG gtTTTTAGTAGACATGATGAATTTTCCTGAATTGATCAGGAATATTGCTATTGTTGGTCATTTACATCACGGAAAAACATCATTCGTTGATATGTTGGTCAATGAAACACATTCATCAGTTGCTTGGGATGTTGATAGACAG GAACGTTACACAGATACACATACCTTGGAAAGAGACCGAGGTGTAAGTATTAAAAGTATGCCAATGACGGTTATATTGCAAGATTCAAAGGgtaaatcatatttatttagtattttagaTACTCCag GTCACGTGGATTTTATTGATGAAGTTACTGCGGCGCTTCGTTTAGCCGACGGTGCGGTTGTTGTGGTAGACGCAATTGAAGgg gtTATGGCTAATACAGAGCGTGTGATTAAACACATCGTACAAGAAAAATTGGCATTCACTCTTGTCGTCAATAAAGTGGATAgattaatattagaattaaagtTACCACCCAGTGAtgcttattataaattaagacATACTATAGAAGAGGTCAACACTATCATCAG tCAATGTGCCCCCGGCCAAGATCTTCGAGTTTCTCCTGAACGTGGAAATGTTTGTTTCGCGTCAAGTCAAATGGGATGGTGTTTTACCTTGAAATCGTTTGCTAAACTTTATGCTGACACTTATG GTGGCTTAAGTGTCGATGAATTCGCGAAACGTTTATGGGGTGATATATATTTCAATCCTACTGAGAggaaatttagcaaaaaatcTCTCGAAAGCAAAAGCCAACGATCTTTTGTACATTTTATTTTGGACccattatataaactttatgCTCAG gtAATCGGCGAAAACGAAGAAACGCTGAAACGAACATTAGCGTCATTAGGTATCTTTTTGAAAGCTTCGCATTTCCAACTGGATGTAAAGCCTTTATTGCGCATAGTTTTGGACCAGTTTTTTGGTCCATCAACTGGTTTTGTGGATATGGTGGTACATCATATTCCGTCTCCAGAGAATAATGCCATTAACAAA GTAGAACATACTTATACTGGACCTATGAATACAAATGTTGCACAATCAATGTTTAAATGTGATTCGGATGGTCCTTTAATGATTTACGTTACAAAACTATATAATTCAGCTGACGCATCAACATTTGATGCATTTGGTAGAATTTTAAGTGGTACAGTTAGAAAAGGACAAACCGTAAGGGTACTTGGCGAAGGATATTCAatagatgatgaagaagatATGACTTTACAGGATGTTACAGACGTTTGGATATTCGAATCAAG GTATAGGATTGAGGTTGAGGGAGTACCCGCAGGAAATTGGGTATTACTGGGAGGGGTAGATAATTCAATAGTGAAAACTGCAACTATAACTAATAAAGACACCGATGATGATATGTACATCTTCCGACCTTTGTCTTTTGTGACTACCGCTGTTCTTAAGGTAGCCGTTGAGCCTGTAAACCCATCTGAATTACCAAAAATGTTGGATGGATTaaggaaaattaataaaagttatcCTATTTTAGTGACTAAG gtTGAAGAATCTGGTGAACATATCATTCTTGGTACAGgagaattatatttagattGTGTATTACATGACCTTCGACGAATGTATGCAGAAATTGAATTGAAAGTATCAGACCCTGTTGTCCGATTCTGTGAAACTGTTGTTGAAACATCCGCTCTAAAATGCTTTGCTGAAACTCCGAATAAAAA gAATAAATTAACAATGATAGCCGAACCATTAGAGAAGGGCATTGCCGAAGACATCGAAGCTGGGAAAGTAAGCATCAAATGGCCTGCTAAGGATATTGCAAAATTCtttgaagaaaattattcTTGGGATGTATTGGCGTCACGTTCAATATGGGCTTTTGGTCCTGATGAAAATGGACCAAACATTTTAATGGATGATACTTTGCCTACAGAAgtagataaaaaattactttcgTCCGTTAGGGATTCAATACGACAAGGATTTCAATGGGGTACTCGGGAAGGACCTCTATGTGATGAAc CCATACGTAATGTCAAATTTAGGATACTTGATGTTGTTCTAGCACCGGAACCTATATACCGTGGCGGTGGGCAGATAATTCCAACAGCAAGACGCGTGTGTTATTCCTCATTTTTGACG GCAACTCCGAGATTAATGGAACCAGTATACTATGTCGAAATTCAAGCGCCAGCCGACTGTGTTTCTGCGGTGTATACAGTTTTAGCACGACGGAg AGGACATGTTACGCAAGATATTCCAAAAGCTGGGTCTCCATTATACACCGTTAAAGCATATATTCCAGTGATAGAGGCTAACGGATTTGAAACAGATTTACGAACTCACACTCAGGGGCAGGCATTTTGTCAACAAATGTTTGACCATTGGCag ATTATTCCTGGTGATCCACTGGATAAAAGTATAGTTCTCCGACCTTTAGAGCCAAGCCCCGCACAACATCTAGCAAGAGATTTTATGGTTAAAACACGTCGACGTAAAGGATTATCTGAAGATGTCTCAGTCAATAAG tTTTTCGATGATCCGTTACTTCTTGCGATGGCAAAATCAGATATTCTACcaaacattttataa
- a CDS encoding uncharacterized protein (SECRETED:cutsite_VHP-FD; SECRETED:prob_0.8978); SECRETED:SignalP(1-22), translating into MFQLKELLFVTFLFLVITKVHPFDPSTVDPATKATWCNNQIASCTNICWDNGYDATTNFCQPDTLQYDCVCSNGVRPNATEYTQTIPYFTCTADQQACINKCNPTTPTCVSACNTGNCGATAPKAPKGPSTTVVQGNSSPSAPGTPGTPTPTKNPNTLLSAAGMISPIQGWVMLLFTFVVTFFARANLS; encoded by the exons ATGTTTCAACTAAAAGAACTTCTTTTCGTTAcctttttatttcttgttaTAACAAAAGTTCACCCTTTTGATC CCTCCACTGTTGATCCCGCAACTAAAGCGACCTGGTGTAATAATCAAATAGCTTCTTGTACAAATATTTGTTGGGATAATGGTTATGATGCAACAACCAACTTTTGTCAACCAGATACACTTCAATATGACTGTGTGTGTTCAAATGGCGTAAGACCCAATGCCACcg aatacaCGCAAACCATTCCATACTTTACATGTACCGCCGATCAACAAGCAtgcataaataaatgtaatccCACTACACCTACTTGTGTTAGTGCTTGTAATACCGGTAATTGTGGTGCAACAGCTCCTAAAGCTCCCAAAGGTCCTTCAACTACCGTCGTTCAAGGTAATAGTTCTCCTTCAGCTCCAGGAACCCCGGGAACACCTACACCGACTAAGAATCCTAATACCCTTCTTAGTGCAGCAGGCATGATATCACCAATTCAAGGCTGGGTCatgttattatttacttttgttGTCACTTTTTTCGCCCGTGCAAATTTATCTTAA
- a CDS encoding Phosphoenolpyruvate carboxykinase (ATP) has translation MTHSRIEEELHDTAHIDYDHVAIQWNPSVAQLYEDALKYESGSAISSTGALVTASGNKTGRSPKDKRIVDEPGSTKDIWWGPVNTKLPEHVFLINRERAVDYLNTRKRIYVFDGYAGWDPKYRIKVRVVSARAYHSLFMRNMLIRPTEEELENYGTPDFTIYNAGAFPANRYTSGMTSTTSVAINFHMNEMVILGTEYAGEMKKGIFTVMHYYMPIKHNVLSLHSSANEGADGDVSIFFGLSGTGKTTLSADPKRFLIGDDEHCWSEDSIFNIEGGCYAKCINLSAEKEPEIFNAIRFGSVLENVVYDPQTRVVNYDDAALTENTRCAYPIEYIPNAKIPCISSGHPKNIILLTCDAYGVLPPVSKLSSAQAMYHFISGYTAKIAGTEDGVTEPEATFSACFGQPFLVLHPYRYAKMLAEKMEQHSANAWLVNTGWNGGAYGIGERIKLKYSRAIIDAIHSGELAQAEYENYEIFNLQIPKTCSEVPSEILHPAKTWKGSQESYVSTRNLLAQRFIENFKLYQDQTTLEVVNAGPILS, from the exons ATGACTCACTCTAGAATCGAAGAAGAACTTCATGACACCGCACATATTGATTATGATCATGTTGCAATACAATGGAATCCCTCGGTTGCTCAATTATATGAAGACGCCCTAAAATACGAGTCAGGCTCTGCCATTTCTTCTACTGGCGCTTTAGTAACTGCCTCTGGTAATAAGACCGGCCGTTCTCCGAAGGACAAACGTATCGTTGACGAACCTGGCTCTACAAAAGATATTTgg TGGGGTCCTGTTAACACTAAATTGCCAGAACATGTTTTCCTTATTAACCGCGAACGTGCGGTTGATTACTTAAATACTCGCAAACGTATTTATGTTTTTGACGGTTACGCTGGATGGGATCCTAAATATCGCATCAAGGTCCGTGTTGTCTCAGCTCGTGCCTATCATTCCTTATTTATGCGAAACATGTTAATACGTCCAACTGAAGAAGAACTCGAAAACTATGGAACTCCTGATTTCACTATCTACAATGCTGGTGCTTTTCCGGCAAATCGTTACACATCCGGAATGACGTCAACAACTTCAGTAGCAATTAATTTCCATATGAATGAAATGGTCATTTTAGGAACTGAATATGCCGGTGAAATGAAAAAAGGaat tttcacaGTCATGCATTATTATATGCCAATAAAACATAATGTTTTATCTTTGCATTCGTCTGCAAACGAGGGTGCTGATGGCGATGTTTCCATTTTCTTTGGTCTATCTGGTACTGGCAAGACCACTCTATCTGCTGATCCAAAACGTTTCTTGATTGGAGATGACGAACATTGCTGGTCAGAAGATAGTATCTTTAATATCGAGGGTGGTTGCTATGCTAAGTGCATTAACTTGTCAGCTGAAAAGGAgccagaaatttttaatgccATCCGTTTCGGCTCAGTCTTAGAAAATGTCGTATATGATCCACAAACACGTGTAGTAAACTATGACGATGCTGCACTTACAGAAAATACTCGATGTGCTTACCCAATTGAATATATTCCAAATGCGAAAATACCTTGCATATCATCAGGCCATCCCAAGAACATAATCTTGTTGACTTGTGATGCATATGGTGTGCTTCCACCAGTTTCAAAACTGTCTTCAGCGCAAGCTATGTATCACTTTATCTCCGGGTATACTGCCAAAATTGCTGGTACAGAAGATGGCGTTACTGAACCAGAAGCTACATTTTCCGCTTGTTTTGGTCAACCTTTCCTCGTATTACATCCATATCGTTATGCCAAAATGTTGGCAGAAAAGATGGAACAACATTCAGCTAATGCTTGGTTAGTTAATACTGGTTGGAACGGTGGTGCTTATGGTATTGGTGAGCGCATCAAACTTAAATATTCCCGCGCTATTATTGATGCTATCCACTCTGGAGAACTTGCTCAAGCCGAATacgaaaattatgaaatatttaatttgcaAATTCCAAAAACATGTTCGGAAGTACCATCAGAAATTTTACACCCTGCGAAGACATGGAAAGGAAGTCAAGAAAGTTATGTATCAACTCGCAATTTATTGGCTCAACGTTTCATTGAAAACTTTAAATTGTATCAAGATCAGACAACCCTTGAAGTTGTCAATGCTGGTCCAATTCTCTCctga